CGACATGACGTCGATCGTGAAACGAAATGGATCAGATCAGCTCCCTGCGTGACCATTTCCGGTGTTCACCCTGGCCTGCTGCCATCGTTTCAGGCCAGTTTCGCAGATCATCGCCAGTCATGGTCGTGCTTTTGCTGGTCCTCCTGCCGATGCTGATCTTTCCATCGCCATGGGAGCAACCAAGCCGGGAGACAGTCCTCTCACGATGCGAGATTGCCGTTCGCATGAAGACGAGAAGGGATGTTGTCGCCATGCGTGCAGAGGAGGAAACCTCCTGAACTACATAGCTTGGCACTGCCGGCTCCACATGCTCCAGGATGGGGTGCGAGTCCTCCGGCCGATCCTGCAACTTTATCCGTCGCTCCTCTCTCGCAAGCGGCGCACTCACAGGTGAAAGCTTATTCGCGGTGCGAGCAAGAGGCGGCCAGTGAGGTGCTGGCCAGCAGTCATCATGTCTCCGAACGAACAACCCCCCAAGAGCGAGTCGCCCACATCTCGTACGTGAACAGACACGGCTTCCTCCTCGGTCATGCCCGATCAGTAGGATTgcggtgatgatgttgaTCCCATGGCCTCGAGCTCACCTCACAACGTGCGATCATCAGTGCTCGCCAACAATGCCAAACTACGATTGCCCGCCACCACCGACCCGCCCAGCGACACGAACCCAGCAGTGCAGAAAACATGGCTGATCTTTGGTGCGACGGGGCATATTGGACGGAGTTTGGTCAAGAGCGCGTTGAGCCATGGAGACAAGGTAACGGCTGTGGGGAGGACGGGTGAGAATAGCatgcagcagatgcaagGCTGGCATGAGCAATGCTTGGGCCTGCTATGCGATGTGCGTGTGAGATCAACAGTGGACGAAGTCATCCGAAAGAGCATCGAGCACTGGGGCGTCATCGACATCATTGTGAAGTATGCTTCTCACGATGAAGGCATGTCTCTTCTGCATGCTGACGAGTGACAAAGCTGCACAGGATACGGAGTAATCGGCGCCTgcgaagaccaagacgaCTTCGATCTGCGATCCCAATTTGAAACGAACTTTCTGGGCACATTAAACATCATACAGCTCTCTTTGCCGCATCTACGAGAGCAGGCTGCGAAACGACAAGACGAGGAGAATGCCGGTCGATACATTATCTTCTCCTCAACCTCCGGAGCTCTCGGAGTGCCGGGTCTTGGACCGTATTGCGCGACCAAGTATGCCACGGAAGGTTTGATTGAGAGCATGCTGTATGAGATTGATGCGTTTGGCATCAAAGCTAGTCTGGTAGAACCGGGACACATGCGCATCGATGAGCCCACCGGCCTGGATGACAAAGCTGCAGATGAAGGATTGACGATCAAGAAGTACGGCCACTTCTTGGTGAAAACGCCATCAGCCCCATACAACACGCCTACTGCACCTGCCGGACATGCGCGACGCATTGTGCAGTGGCTCTCTGACCGGCAACCGACGAGCGCTGTGAAGTCATCTGAGCTAGTGTGGCAGCTGGGTCATTGCAAGTATCCTCCGTTACGCTTACTGCTCGGCACCTATGCCGTCGAGAGTGTACGGGATCGACTGAGAAGTGTCATTGAGGAAATTGAAGATTGGAAGCATCTACACTTCCCAAGCGCTGAGGAAGAGGCGAAAGGCAAGAATGGGAAGGAGGACGACAAgacggaggagaaggatgagCAGGCCAAGGATGACGATGCGATGGACATTGCTGAAGACGGAgccgagaaggacgaggaggatgaatCGTGATACTGAGGTTGCGATATCTACTTGATGCACAGTGGTGCCTGAGGCAGTCGTCCGTTCTTGGCATTCACTCGCGTGCCTTACACGTAGATTCTCGTACCTCCGTAGTTCGTTCCTTAATCAACATTGCAGTCACTATATCTCGTGTTATCTACGACTCCAAGAAATATTCAAGGCATTCCATGTCCAAGCAAGACTCATCACTGTCAGCTCTCCTTGCATGGTCTTCTCAACGAgctgtttcttcttctcaagcTTTCGTCTGCGACAATGCACATGTAGTGGCTATGGAATCAGCATACGCCAGCAGTCTTAACACAAGCAACAAGTCGTTTTGCTATGCTGTGCTGCGCTATGCTATCTTGTTATCGACGCACAGACCATGCACTAGCGCACACGCTATCAGTGAGTGGGGAGCTCAGCTCCAACGCAAGGGCTCAAGGCGTCAGCGCGTGAAACACAACACCGCCGCGACTGTCTCTCTGTCAACCAGCACCAGTCTTCAATTCTCTCTTCATCAAACATGGGCGGGAAAGATGATGATAGAAAAGACGCGGATGCGTGGAGCGATAAAGAATGGTTCAATAGCTGGAAAGCACAGCACGACCAACTGCTCAGCGAACTCGAAACCGAGAGCAAGCGCTTACAGCAAGACGTTTCGCGcgaaagcagcagcggtgCTGCTGGACCATTTTCTGCTTTCAAAAGATTCATTGACGACGGTTTCAGTTCCCTTTCGAGTGCTTTACAGGACTTACCTTCTACGACTGCCGAACTGAAGTCGAGGATGCAGCGAGAACAGGAACGGTGGCGAGCTGAAGAGCAGGATATCTCGGAGAGATGGACAGGGAGCACGGATTCGCCGGATCATATACAGATGGTGGCGTCTAGGAGTTCGGATCGTGAAAAGGAGGAGGTACGAGAATCGATGTTGGAATTGCTGGATACTGCGAATGAGCGGAATGCGCATATTCCACCCGCGAAGCTTGAAGCGCTATACCGTGACCAAGGTCTCGATATGGGCATTCTTGATCTTCTAGGCGACTTGTCGAATGTGTCGCTGGGCTCTTATCGCTGGTTGTCGGTGGACTGGTTCAAGCGCGATCCATATTCACCAATGAGGCTCGAAAGCCATCATGCGCTCGGAGAATATGGTGCAAAGTGGCGAGCTGCGTTTGAGGATCTCCTCGATGCTTCTTTGGACAAACCCATGGGGTCGATCGAAAGAGTAGGCATGCGTGAGCCCTTTGGGAGACATCCGCAGTCCACATACTACGGGCCTGGCTTAGACTGGATGCTCAGCTTACAGTGTCGCGGAATTTTGCCTATGCAACTCCCTCGGACATACTCAATACCTGGAATGGCTCCCGAGCTGAAAGGGTCGCGATGGACTGGAATCCTTCGCCATGAAGCTGCGTCGACAGAGAATGGGAGAACTGCAAATCCGACCATCTCAGCTGATCTTAGAGACTTGCTATCCGCTGTCGGCACAAAGGCGGCGCCAGATACTGGAGCTGACCCTTTGCCTGTGCGCATTCCTCCTGAAACAGAGCAGGACCTCTACGACTCAGAATATTTGTTCCCTGGTGTCAGTTCGAGCAGTGAAGACCACGCGATGGACGTTGCAAAACAATCCTCAGTCGAGGCCGATGGTACAGCACGAGGTCAAGACAAATCCTTCCGAGAGGCATTGATACGGCGTGGCTACGAGCTTGCGGGAGATGAATTCGAAGACTTCGCTTCAAGCTTGCCAGGAATGGATCAGCTACTCGAGAGGGTGCTCCGCCTACAACAGGAATGGGACAGCATAGAGGAGTCCACTGGTTCCGGCAAAGCCTCGCTCAAAGACCATCTCGAAGGAACAAGATCTGCAGTAGTGGAACGAGAACAACAGGGAGTTTCCCTACCCAGTCACGAGCAGCAACACACTGAACCTCAAGCAAGACGACCGGATGTTTTGTCAGCCTTGACAACGACTCATACAACTCGACTTCCGGATGGAACAGTCACGATCAAAGTTGTGCTCAAGCAGCGATTCGCTGATGGCAGAGAGGAGACAACGGAAAGTATGCACACACGAAATGAGGGCACGAACAAGTCGCAGGACGAGACGTCATCCCAGGAGAAGCCCGAGAAGAAAGGCTGGTTCTGGACATGAGCCATGATTAATTGTTCACGGATCTGTACAGTCATATACACTATATACCCACTCTCATGCGTAACTCAGCTCAGTTCAATCTAGATATGCTCTCCCGGCCTAGCCGACTCACAACATCAGCACATGCTTCTCGGATGGGAATTACAAGTCCAATACATACATACATACATCCTCTATCAATTAATCGCCTCCATCCCAAACAAATCCTTCAACCCATATCCCTTCCACACTCTACTGCCCCGGGCACTTCAAATCCCAAATCGGATCCCCCAAACCCGGCTTCACAACACTAAACGAAATCTCCTCGGGATTCTGCTTCGAATCATCCAACGTGAACCACCACGTATCGACCGGCTCCGCAAATAACGCACAACCAACTTCATCCCAGAAACGCTTCGCATTATCAACATTCGCCTTCGCGAGACCGAAATCCGGTCCTGCAACTGGCCACCCTGTCTCCGTGACTAAAACTTTCTTCCCTTGCGAGACATTCTTGGTCGTATTATAAGATTGGAAAAAGAGCTCTTTAGCTTGATCAATAGAATTGGGGACTTCTTTCTGGTAGTAAGGATAGCTGTCCATTCCGATCCAGTCACATGCTGTTGTGACGGGGTAATTTGTCTCATTGACCCAGGCAGTCCAGGTATCCACGTGGCCGATCTTGGATTTCAGATTATCGTGGCCGTTGAGTTTGTCGCGGGTTTGTTGGATGTATTTGACCAGGTCGTCGGGAGAGGCGCCGATGCCGGCTTTGTTGGCTATGCCGGTGGGGGTTATGCGGTAGAGGTCTTCGGAGCCGACGGAGATGCCGtcgatgaggtcgatgaAGGGTTGGCCTGGAGGAGGGATGAAGTAAGCAGGAATTCATGGAAGAGCAGGTTTAGTAATCAAGGATGGGTGTCATCTTGGATACACCGCCCTTGAATACACAAGAAAGACAAGACAAGAAGTCATGAGCTGGGGAGCATCTCACCAAACTGTTCCAAAGCCCTCCTCAGCGCCTCCAATTCCTGGTTGAAAGCGTCCTGGCCCGCACTCGCCCACAGTCCCAATAGAAGACTCGTGTTTGTGGCAATTGCTGCGGGAATAGCACTGCTGGGGTCATTGGCCGTGTTCGCTTGAATCATGGTAAAGAGACGAGCAGAAGTGAAAGGTGCTGTTCCTGGCAAAGTCTTCGCTCTGTTGAACTCGGCCTCAAAGTCTTGCTGTGCTCTGGGGCCACTGGGTCCGTTTGCGCCATAGTTGAAGCCGCGTTTGCCTTGGGCGAGGACTTGCGCCGCGAGGGCGGCggagagaaggaggaagcgCATTGTGATGAAGGTGCTTAGCGAATGGATGGGTTAGTGAGCCCAATGAGATTCAACGAGAGTGCAAATTGTCCCGCTCCTTCCTTCCTCGCTGAAGTGAACACTTTCTGTCGTCGGAATGAACGAAGTGAGTCGGTGTCCAGAACGTGAAATTGTGAGCCCCCGGCTCGGTGGCCGGATGATGACGGGCAAGGGTGTTGGTGTCAGGCATGCCTGTCTGGTCAAAGTATAAAGGGTAAGCATGAGCCGCTCCGAAAAAGTCGTGCCACGCGTCGAGAGTTGCGTGTTGACTGACTACTTTTAGATTCGCCGCCTTGAATACTTGATCGTTCGACGTGGCAATGCCATGGTGGAGCTGCGAGCATCGATTGTCAAACATGCCTGAACGTGCTCTTCATCCGCGGACTTGACGCCGTCAAGACATGCCGTTGCTACAAATCATGGCCAGTGGCAGAAGTGTCTCGTTCGTGGAAGTCGCTGTGGGTAGGCAGGTATCGTAAGCCTTTGTTAATGCAAAGCACCTTCTTTGAGCAGTTTGTTTCACTGCAGTCGATTGTCAGAGACAGTTTTACCAGCTCGTCATGGCAAACAGGAATAAGACCAAACAGCCGAAATGGCATTGCACAATTCTTGACCTTCCAGATAGATCTCGGTCCACTCACCACCAGAacatctcttctcctcggaTCAAGCATGACCATACCGAAGAACACGAACGAGCAGGCGCTAACCTTCGCCAAGACCGTAGCTCACCTTGCGCGAGTGAACAGCGCAATCCACAGACATACGCAGAATGGTCCAGCAGATGAAGCGATCTCCACACTTGAAGCTGAGATGTACGACACGGACTCGATGCTCGCCACCGCAGAAGACGACCTGCGACTTGGTAGCCTACTTTTTACAGCGATTGACAGTGTCAGCTTGGAAGACGAGCAGATCCAACAAACCAGCAAATGTCCAACAGCATCAAGAGTTGCTGGACAAGCAACTCGAGGCATAGCTAAGAAGCCTCGTCATATCAGAGGACAAGTAGATGGTGGCAATGAGCTTGCAATATCGATCGACCCGGGACTGATGAAGGCCGCTCACGCGCTGAGTTGCTCGTTACAAAAGAAGTTTCCGCTAACGTGGCAAAAGCTGTTGGAGGATTGTTGAGGCGGCATTTTCCTGTATTAAGGTGGTTAGGTGGATGGCGCGTCCGATTTCCTGTTTGTTTGAAGAAGTGCAAGAAATGAATCGCCATGGTTTTGCCCGAAGCAACTGTATGACGAAGCAACTCCGCAGCTCGAAATCGGGTGATGCTCAGAGTGCAGACGTCGTCAGATCTTGGCAGCGCAATAATAATGTAGGAACCCAAAATGTCTGCTTTTGCTGAAGTAGGAAGTTCTTGTCTTGACAATGATTGTAGGCGGGATGTCTCGACTTTTGACTGCAAGGCGGGAAGAGCATGCTCCATTCCTTTCACAACCATTCTCTCCGTCCGAATATCCGCCCATTGGGACGCAGCGACACCGcactcctcatcatccagaCTGTCTGCTCTTGGCGCAGCAAGAAGTTTGTTGAGCGCATCCAGATGTCCAACACGGATGAGATGCTCCGAACAGGCTCGGACCGCAGCGCTTGAAGACGCCGAATGACAGGCCCAAATGAGGGCTTCGCACGACCGAACACTCATCAGCTACGCAATGCGGTAGTGGTGATCAGCTTGGCTACCGGAGAGACCTCTATCCGCAGAAGGAGCAGCTCGGAAAGACGAAATACCATGGCAATTCGCCCAGACGACAAGTCTTCCTCGATGTACGGCAAACCCTGATCATTCTCCGGAGGGATAGGCTGTATTTCGCCTCAACCTTGCGCCATACCGGTCAAAGGCGAAGGGGATCGGAACAAGAGCGAGTGAGCAGAACCCAAGCAGGGAGGTTGCCCAACCCGTGCCCAAGCCTTCGTACATCTGGAGACCCTTCGTCAGTGTTGCAAGAGACATTGCAGGAGAAGCTGTCTTACCTGAACTGCAAACAGTGGAAAGATGAACGCAAACAGGTACCTCAGAAAGGTGTTCGACGACCATGCTGAGGCGCCGTATCTTGCACCATAGCAGTCTGTCAAGTACAGGCTGGCTGTTGTGAAGATCAACAGATTGCCACAGCCAAACAGCCCTTCTGCTATGACTGGTGCTATCCAGTGCACTGAGGGGCGGGCTGTCCAGCCAAAGAGAAATAGTGACGCTGGCAGCAAAGGTGCACCAATCTTTGCAATCAGCAGTCGATGCTCGGGCGGCAATTTGGAACCTCCTTCTTGTTTCAAGGCCTCCAGATCGCGTGGCCACTTGACGACTGAGATGTACAGCATGATGCAAAGCCCTACGATTGTCCCCACAAGCTGGCCAAGGTACGTCAGACCGGTGCTGCCCAGACCGAACCCATAGACATTCTGGAAGACCCAGCTGAAGGCTGCAAAGAAGGCATTGAGGAGCCCGAAGTTGAAGGCAACGTAAAGATCGAACAGAGTCACGATCACCTCTGTGCAGAGCATGTGCAGGGGTCTGACAATTGTCTTCGTTGCAAAGAACTTGATCGTTTCTATCCTCGTCTTGTTGGCATGAGGCAAGTCCGGCCCTTCGATCCCCAATGCCTTGGCTCGACGGCTCAGGATGACTGCTTTGTACGTTTCCTTCATTCCCAGTGTGAGACCCAGAACGAAAGCCATGCCGAAGAGTATGACCCATTGCGTCCAGCGCCAGGACATCTCAATGGTAACATATCCACCGATCAATGGTCCCAAAGCTGGACCGACTTGGACCATGCTGATGAACATGGCCATCGGAACAGCGCGTTTTTCCGGAGGCCAAATGTCGGAGAGTGTGCCAGTTCCAATGCTGAGGCCCGGACTCGAGAATAGCCCTGCGAAGAAGCGACATACGATCAACGAAGCGATGCCCTCGGAGAATCCGGCACCTAACGTGAAAGCTGCCGACTGAGAGAACAGGACGTTAGGTTTTTCCACGGTCACCAATGGCAGTCTCAACTTACAATGGGCAATGCCGAGAGGTACACTACTTCCCGGCCATAGGTCTCACTCAGGGGAGCTGCCAGTACGGGACCGAAACTCAAGCCCAACAAGTAAAATACGAATGGCAGCAGAGCGACTTCTCGGTTCACGCCAAAGTCTGACATGACCTCCATGTGGCCAGGAGTGTACACCGATGATCCAAAAGGGCTATCGGTCCAATTAGTTCCGCAGATGGAGACAGAACCATTGGCATGAAGGGAACACTGACCAGAGGAATGCTATGCTTGTTGGTATCAGACTGTGATACAGACGTTTCGCCAGTGACCAGTTCTGCGGATTTGCTTCATCCTGCGGGCCATCCCACTCTTTCGCACTCTTGGGAGGCGTAACTTTTTCCGAATCCCAGTCAGATCCCATTGCTATCGGCACAGCATGTATCGTTGAGTGTCCAGCTCATAAGATGGGCCACGCATAACTCAGAGTTGTTCGGGATCGTGAAAGGGATCGTCAATGTCGTCACTCAAGCAACACACGTCGACAAGATAAGATTCTGTAGCGCGTGCTTCGCGTGCAGAATGCCGTACCTTAATAATTCGCGTCCAGCGCATCTAGCGCGCATAGCACAGGCATATAGCCGTGTAATGCTATCGTATATTTCGACACATCGAGCAGCCATACACGTCATTAGATCTCACCGACCCATTGGAATTTCTGAGTGCATTGTCCAAATGCAGTGCATGTCGTTGGGATGCGTCGATTGCAGTGCGCATATCTCTTACTGTCTTTCGCAAAATTGCAAACCATTCCTTGATCGTTAGACATGTCGGACACAGAAGAACGTCTGAAAAGCCTATGGGCAGAAGTCCTTGGTCGGGGGACTACAGATCTGAACAGCGAGAGCAATTGGTTCGAAGTTGGAGGCGACAGCGTGCTCGCCATCAGGCTAGTGAATTCGGCGGGCCAAAATGGCATACATCTGTCCAACCAGGCTGTCTTCGACGCTCCCACGCTATCGGGAATGGCCAAGGCCGCAACGCAGAAAAGCGTTGGTTCGGACGGAGGAGAGCCCGACAAATCGCAAGCACTGGGAGCAGCTGGACTCATGCAGCAGTGGGACATTATCAAAACTTGCCTGGAGCAGACTGGGATCGAGAACCATGAATTGGAAGACATTGCTCCTTGTGCAGGATTTCAGGAAGAACTGATGCGTGCAACGAACGACACTGGCATCTTCATGATACAAGTGATCTTTAATGCTGGGAACGAGAAGAGCATCTCGAGAGCCAAGACGGTCATCGATCGTATTGTCCAGAGCAATAGTATCTTCCGCACAAGGGTTGTACAGCACGAACAAGACTTCTATCAGGTTGTGGTGAAGAAACCAATCGAATGGACTGAGTTCGATGGCACActagaagcctataaagtCCAGGATGAGGCACGCAGGATTCATTACGGTGATCCTTTGATCAGACTAGCCGTGGTACGGGATCCTCACGGTCTTTACATAGTCTGGACGAAAAGCCACGCTGCGTACGATCGCTGGAGTCGATACGAACTCATGAATGACCTCGAAGCTGGATTTCTAAACCCTGCAGCATTTCTTGAAAACTCAAAACGCCCGGACTTTCGAAGTTTTGTCGATGGTACATTGGCAGGGAATGCAGAAGAAAGCATGCAGTTCTGGCAGAATCGATTGAAAGGTGTGGAGAAGTTCGATTTATTGTTCCCGGAGAGCAAGCAACGCGACTACATGTCGTCAAAGACGGATCGATTGCGCACGCGAATCGTGGCATGTCCGAAACCCAAAGGACGAGTGGGTCTCGATGCAATCAACACGGTAGGATCTGCTCTGTTGCTTGCCAACGAGTCAGGTCTTGACGATGTTTTCTTTATGCAAGTCCGAAGCTGTCGACAACTGCCCATCGACGGCATTGACAGTATCATCGGACCTCTGTGGACGCCTTGTCCAATCAGACGGAAATTGAAAGCCGATACCACCTTGCAAAGTCTCCTTGAAGAAGTGTCGGAAGAGGCCAACCAGGCGATCCCCCATGAAGCCTTTGGCTCAATAGCAACGCTTCAACATTTTGGTCATCGACGGTTTTATCAATTCGTGACGATGATGCAGCCACCGAAGACCGCAAACTTCGATGCAGATTTGAAGACGAGAGACGAAGACGGAGAGAACTTGTCACTGAAGGTGTGCGAAACAACCCAGACTCGCAATTTCTTTGGCTTCTACCTTATGCAGAATCCCATCAAGGACGACAAACTGGAGATGTGGGTGCGATATGACGATACGTTTCTCAGCCCAGAGCGTGTAGAAGAATTGATGGACAAGTATTGCAAGGTTTTGGAGACCTTTAACAACAATGACTGGAACGAGATCACAGTTGCAGATATCTGCCCCCATATTCGCACGTCAAGCAGCCGTCAAGCACCAGAACTCGACTCAACAGATGCTCCTTCAACGCTCGCAGGAATCTTTCACCAACCTTCGAAGTCGCCAGCGCTTATCATACCGGGTGAGGAGTCTTTGACTTCCTCGCACGAAGATCTCCAGCGGGTCGTGGAAGATATGCAGAAGGAGCTTGCGAATTTTGGTGTGGCCCGTGGGTCAGCAGTTTCAATCGCTCTGCCGAACTCAATGGAGTTGATCGTTGCGTTTTGGCTGCCTCGTGGCAAGGTGCTATAGCAGCGCCTCTCAATCCAGCCTACAAGCAAGACGAGTTCGAATTTTACATTGATGATCTTGGCTCTGCGGTTGCGGTCATTCCTCGGGGCTCTTACGAAGAAGACGGCCCTGCTGTACATGCAGCGAGAAAGTACAAAGCCGCGATTGCGGAAGTATATTGGGATGCAGCTTCCAACAAAATCGTGTTCGACGTTAAAGAAAAGGGCAAACTGGAGTCCGACGATAGTGAAGAGAGAGAAGTCCTGACAGCTCAGGAAGATGATGTTGCTCTGGTATTGCACACATCTGGCACCACTGACAGGCCCAAAGCTGTGCCTCTGACGCATTCCAATCTGCTGGCCTCAATTCGCAACATCTGTCGTACCTACGCCTTGAGGCCTGACGACCGCACGATGCTCATCATGCCACTATTCCATGTACACGGTTTGCTCGCATCGTTTCTCTCTCCGCTCTATTCGGGAGGCTCAGCCGTGGTGCCTCAGCGACTGACTCCAGAATTCTGGAAATACTTTGAGGAGCATGGTGCAACATGGTACACCGCTACACCTTCCATGCATCGGGTGATCTTGTCTTTTCCCAAGCCTGTAAAGAGCGTCGTGCAGAAGATTCGTTTCATACGATCATGCAGCTCCCAATTGTCCGAGAGTTGGTTCAAATCAATGAGTGAGAGATTCGAAGGAGTTCCCATAGTGGAATCATATGCAATGACGGAAGCTAGCCATCTCATGACCTCAAACCCGTTGACCCTCGGAGAGCAGATGCCAGGCAGCGTGGGGCAAGCAGCCGAAGGCGTCGAGGTAAAGATCTTGGGCCAGGACGATGATAATGAGGTCAAGCAAGGAGAAGTCGGCGAAGTCTGCATCCAAGGCGAAAATGTGACAAAAGGATACCTTAACAACCCTGACGCGAACAAGTCCTCATTCACAGAAAGCGGCTTTTTCCGAACAGGAGATCAAGGAAAACTGGACGAGAACGGCTTCCTCTTTCTCACAGGGCGCCTGAAAGAGCTGATCAATAAAGGTGGAGAGAACATTTCCCCTGTCGAGCTCGACAACGTAATCAATAAGCACGAAGATATCGTAGAAGCTGTCAGCTTCGCTATCGACGACGAAGCTTATGACCAGGATGTAGGCTGTGCCGTGAAAGCTGCTGAAGGGAAAGACTTGAAAGAGGATGATCTGAAGAAGTGGATCGCAGAGCGAGTGGCTGCTTTCAAGGTTCCGAAGAAGATTTGGCTTACTGACGAGATACCCAAGACGGCTACTGGAAAGGTGCAGAGGAAGCTGGTGGCTGAGAAAATGGTCAATGGCTAGTTGAAGGTCAAGGACGAGACCAGTGCACGACTGCGTCTGTGCGGTTCCGTCCAGAAGTCCAGAGTGCGCTCCAAGACTCAGTTCGACACTTGCGTTGACTGATCTCACACGACGAAGCTCAGCTCACGATCACTCTAACACGGTCCATATTCCATGCCAGAGCGATGTCAGTCCTAGTGTTTCCCTCACGATGCGATGCAACGCGGACACCAGCAAAGTAGAGCCCAGGCTCCTCGTAAACATGCGAGAACTGAACACTGAGCGCCTGGCTGACTTCGAGGTCCTTCTTGGCATATTCACCAGTTCCATACGCATCCCACTCGAGCGCGACAATTTGGTCAAGACCAGTAGGAACTTCGGCCTCCACATTGAATTCGATACGTCCTCCAGATTTGACCTCAGCACGCTTCGTCCCATTCACGAGAAGCTCAACCAGCGGCTGAATGCCCTTGCGTTCGGAAGCAGCGCTCGGTATCCTGACCTGCCCATCCTCGACAGTATAGTTTGTAGGCGTCGGAGGCTCAATACCGTATTCGACCCAAGCACTCAAATCTTGCAGATGTTGCTCGTATAAACCAGTCCAGTCCACGAGCCGCTTTGTAAATGGAGCACCAAGTCTATACATGGCATGATCCGCATTCTCGCCAAAGTAGAGACGATAGTGATCTTCGATGCCTCCTTTCGCTTTGGCCACCTGTTTGGAGTACCAGTCCGCATGCCACGGAAAGGCATCAAAGTCGAGCAAATTTTGTAGAGCAATTGCCTTCATGGTGATGTTGCCTGTGTGA
This genomic interval from Cercospora beticola chromosome 7, complete sequence contains the following:
- a CDS encoding uncharacterized protein (SMCOG1001:short-chain dehydrogenase/reductase SDR~antiSMASH:Cluster_3), with translation MASSSPHNVRSSVLANNAKLRLPATTDPPSDTNPAVQKTWLIFGATGHIGRSLVKSALSHGDKVTAVGRTGENSMQQMQGWHEQCLGLLCDVRVRSTVDEVIRKSIEHWGVIDIIVNCTGYGVIGACEDQDDFDLRSQFETNFLGTLNIIQLSLPHLREQAAKRQDEENAGRYIIFSSTSGALGVPGLGPYCATKYATEGLIESMLYEIDAFGIKASLVEPGHMRIDEPTGLDDKAADEGLTIKKYGHFLVKTPSAPYNTPTAPAGHARRIVQWLSDRQPTSAVKSSELVWQLGHCKYPPLRLLLGTYAVESVRDRLRSVIEEIEDWKHLHFPSAEEEAKGKNGKEDDKTEEKDEQAKDDDAMDIAEDGAEKDEEDES
- a CDS encoding uncharacterized protein (antiSMASH:Cluster_3) — encoded protein: MGGKDDDRKDADAWSDKEWFNSWKAQHDQLLSELETESKRLQQDVSRESSSGAAGPFSAFKRFIDDGFSSLSSALQDLPSTTAELKSRMQREQERWRAEEQDISERWTGSTDSPDHIQMVASRSSDREKEEVRESMLELLDTANERNAHIPPAKLEALYRDQGLDMGILDLLGDLSNVSLGSYRWLSVDWFKRDPYSPMRLESHHALGEYGAKWRAAFEDLLDASLDKPMGSIERVGMREPFGRHPQSTYYGPGLDWMLSLQCRGILPMQLPRTYSIPGMAPELKGSRWTGILRHEAASTENGRTANPTISADLRDLLSAVGTKAAPDTGADPLPVRIPPETEQDLYDSEYLFPGVSSSSEDHAMDVAKQSSVEADGTARGQDKSFREALIRRGYELAGDEFEDFASSLPGMDQLLERVLRLQQEWDSIEESTGSGKASLKDHLEGTRSAVVEREQQGVSLPSHEQQHTEPQARRPDVLSALTTTHTTRLPDGTVTIKVVLKQRFADGREETTESMHTRNEGTNKSQDETSSQEKPEKKGWFWT
- a CDS encoding uncharacterized protein (antiSMASH:Cluster_3) — translated: MRFLLLSAALAAQVLAQGKRGFNYGANGPSGPRAQQDFEAEFNRAKTLPGTAPFTSARLFTMIQANTANDPSSAIPAAIATNTSLLLGLWASAGQDAFNQELEALRRALEQFGQPFIDLIDGISVGSEDLYRITPTGIANKAGIGASPDDLVKYIQQTRDKLNGHDNLKSKIGHVDTWTAWVNETNYPVTTACDWIGMDSYPYYQKEVPNSIDQAKELFFQSYNTTKNVSQGKKVLVTETGWPVAGPDFGLAKANVDNAKRFWDEVGCALFAEPVDTWWFTLDDSKQNPEEISFSVVKPGLGDPIWDLKCPGQ
- a CDS encoding uncharacterized protein (antiSMASH:Cluster_3) codes for the protein MTIPKNTNEQALTFAKTVAHLARVNSAIHRHTQNGPADEAISTLEAEMYDTDSMLATAEDDLRLGSLLFTAIDSVSLEDEQIQQTSKCPTASRVAGQATRGIAKKPRHIRGQVDGGNELAISIDPGLMKAAHALSCSLQKKFPLTWQKLLEDC
- a CDS encoding uncharacterized protein (antiSMASH:Cluster_3~SMCOG1005:Drug resistance transporter, EmrB/QacA); the protein is MGSDWDSEKVTPPKSAKEWDGPQDEANPQNWSLAKRLYHSLIPTSIAFLCPFGSSVYTPGHMEVMSDFGVNREVALLPFVFYLLGLSFGPVLAAPLSETYGREVVYLSALPISAAFTLGAGFSEGIASLIVCRFFAGLFSSPGLSIGTGTLSDIWPPEKRAVPMAMFISMVQVGPALGPLIGGYVTIEMSWRWTQWVILFGMAFVLGLTLGMKETYKAVILSRRAKALGIEGPDLPHANKTRIETIKFFATKTIVRPLHMLCTEVIVTLFDLYVAFNFGLLNAFFAAFSWVFQNVYGFGLGSTGLTYLGQLVGTIVGLCIMLYISVVKWPRDLEALKQEGGSKLPPEHRLLIAKIGAPLLPASLFLFGWTARPSVHWIAPVIAEGLFGCGNLLIFTTASLYLTDCYGARYGASAWSSNTFLRYLFAFIFPLFAVQMYEGLGTGWATSLLGFCSLALVPIPFAFDRYGARLRRNTAYPSGE